The sequence GGATTCCGTCAAGCAGCGTAATCGGCATGTCTTTCGCCCCACTCCGATCTCTTTTTCACGGCTCGGCGAGCCGCGTCACTCTTCATCGTCGACACGGCTGCGCCGTGAGCCGGCTATGCGTGCCACGAGGTCGGCAAGCTCGGTGGGCTGGAAAGCGCCGGCCCCGATCCCTCCGGCAAGTTCCTCGCTGCCCAAGGGCAGAACCGCGCTACCAAAACCCAGCTTTTCGGCTTCCTTGAGGCGCTGCTGCGCATGCGCAACCGGCCTCACAGCGCCCGAAAGGCTGATTTCGCCGAAATAGACGCAATCGGCCGGAAGGGCAAGACCGGTGAGCGAGGAAACCAGTGCGGCGGCGACCGCGAGATCGGCCGCCGGCTCGCTGATGCGGTAGCCACCGGCGACGTTGAGGTAGACGTCGTGCTGGCCAAAGCGCACGCCACAATGGGCTTCGAGAACCGCCAGGATCATCGACAGGCGAGCTCCGTCCCAACCGACGACGGCGCGGCGTGGCGTGCCGAGCGAGGATTGTGCCACCAGCGCCTGGATCTCGACCAGAACAGGCCTCGTGCCTTCCATGCCGGCGAAAACGGCGGCACCCGGCGATTTCGCATGCCGCTCGCCGAGGAACAGCTCGGATGGATTGGCGACCTCGCGCAAGCCCTTGTCCGACATTTCGAAGACGCCGATCTCGTCGGTTGGCCCGAAGCGGTTCTTCACCGTGCGCAGGATGCGGAAGTGATGATTGCCTTCGCCCTCGAAATAAAGCACGGCATCGACCATATGCTCGACCACACGCGGGCCGGCGATCTGGCCTTCCTTGGTGACATGGCCGACCAGCACGATGGCAGCCCCGGTGGATTTTGCGTAGCGGATCATCGCCTGGGCGGCGGCGCGCACCTGGGTAACGGTGCCCGGCGCCGAATCGGCAAGGTCGGTCCACAGCGTCTGGATGGAATCGAGAATGACCAGATCCGGCCTCTTGCCGTCGGCGATCGTGGCCAGGATGTCCTCGACATTGGTCTCGGCCGCCAGTTCTACCGGCGTGTCGGCGACGCCGAGCCTCTGCGCCCTCAGCCTGATCTGCGCGACGGCTTCTTCGCCCGAGACATAGACGATGCGGTGACCTTTGGAGGCAAGAGCGGCGGCAGCCTGGGTGAGCAGCGTCGACTTGCCGATGCCGGGATCGCCGCCGACCAGAAGTGCGGAGCCGCGTACAAAACCGCCGCCGGTGGCGCGGTCGAGTTCGCCGATGCCCGAGATGATGCGCGGCGCGTCCTCGATGTCGCCGGAAAGCGTGGTCAACACCACCGCGCGGCCCTTGCGGGCATTGCGGGTATTGGCCGGCCCCGAGCCGATGCCGCCGGAAGTTCCTTCCTCGACCAGCGTGTTCCATTCGCCGCAGGCATCGCATTTGCCGGCCCAGCGCTGATGCACCGATCCGCAGTTCTGGCAGATGAACTGGACGCGTGATTTGGCCATCAGGCGTGACCCGAGGAGGGGATCGAAAACGCTTGAGAGGTTGGCGGGCGCCGTAGAGCGCCTTGGTCCCGTTTTTCTGTTGCGACAGCTGGCAAGAGGCTACTCAAACCTCTCCGCAATATGGTGCTCTTCCGCCAGGTCGGAGAAGCGGGTGAATTCGCCGTGGAAGGCGAGCGTCACCGAGCCGGTCGGGCCGTGGCGCTGCTTGGCGACGATCACCTCGGCCTTGCCTCGCATCTCGTTCATCTCGTTTTCCCACTTGACGTATTCCTCGGTGCCAAGCTTGGGCTCGCGGTTCTTGAGGTAATACTCCTCGCGGTAGACGAACATCACGACGTCGGCGTCCTGCTCGATCGAGCCGGATTCACGCAGATCGGAGAGCTGCGGGCGCTTGTCGTCGCGGCTTTCGACCTGACGCGACAGCTGCGACAGCGCGATGATCGGCACGGCCAGTTCCTTGGCCAGCGCCTTCAGGCCCGTGGTGATCTCGGTGATTTCCTGCACGCGGTTCTGCGAGGCCCTGGCGGATGAGCCCTGCATCAGCTGGATATAGTCGATGACGATCAGGTCAAGGCCGCGCTGGCGCTTCAGGCGACGCGCGCGGGCAGACAGCTGGGCGATGGAGATACCGCCGGTCTGGTCGATGAACAGCGGGATCTTCTGCATGGTCTGCGAACAGGCGACCAGCTTTTCGAAATCCATTTCGGTGATTTCGCCGCGGCGGATTTTTGACGAAGAGATTTCCGTCTGCTCGGAAATGATACGGGTCGCCAGCTGTTCGGATGACATTTCGAGCGAGAAGAAGCCGACCACGCCGCCATTGGCAGCCTTGAAAGAGCCGTCCGCCTGCTGCGCCGGCACATAGGCCTCCGCGACGTTGAAGGCGATGTTGGTGGCGAGCGACGTCTTGCCCATGCCAGGGCGACCGGCAAGCACGATCAGATCGGACGATTGCAGGCCACCCATGCGGCGGTCGAGATCGCGCATGCCGGTGGCGAGGCCAGACAAATGGCCGTCGCGCATATAGGCGGCGTTGGCCATGTCCACGGCCGTTTTGACCGCGTCGGTGAAGCTCTCGAAGCCGCCATCATAGCGGCCTGTTTCGGCCAGTTCGAACAGCCGGCGCTCGGCGTCCTCGATCTGCTCGGAAGGCGACATGTCGACCGGCGCGTCATAGGCGATGTTGACCATGTCCTCGCCGACGGTGATCAGCGCGCGGCGCGTCGCCAAATCATAGATAGCGCGGCCATAATCGGTGGCGTTGACCACGGTGACGGCTTCGACCGCCAGCCGCACGACATATTGCGCCACCGTCATGTCGCCGACCTTCTCATCGGCCGGTAGGAAGGTTTTTAGCGTGATCGGCGTCGCCACCTTGCCCATGCGGATGAGCTCGGCCGCGACATCGAAGATTTTTCTGTGTAGCGGCTCGTAGAAATGGCCGGCTTTCAGGAAGTCGGAGACACGATAGAAGGCATCGTTGTTGACAAGGATCGCGCCGAGCAGCGCCTGCTCGGCCTCGATATTGTTCGGCGCCTCGCGATAGAGCGGTTGCTCCGCCACGCCGAATTTCCGCGCTGCCTCTGCCATGATGTCCCCGATCTAGATCCCGGCCTTTCGATATCAGAACGAGACGAAACCGTGCTGACCTTTCTGCATCACCGCTCGACCAAACAGCCTTGATGCCCGTTGTTCACAGGAACGACAAACCGTCCACAGGACAGTGTTCCTGTGTCCCGATTCCGGTTGACTCGGCAAGCTGCGATTCTTATGCGAAGCCTTGGAACGAAGCAAGAACAATCGGTCGTTCACGTGCTGCCTGGGTCCAGCCGGTCGCCCCAGTCCAGCCGCCGGGCCAGCTTGAAGTCCGCGCCGTCACGCTTGGTGAACAGTTGCTCCGTGGCCGTGCCGTCCTCCTGGCAAAGCTTGAGCAGAACCTTGCCGGAACCGGATTTCGGCGGTGCGATGACCCGAGCGGCGTGCGAGGCGGCCGGCTGGCGCGACGCGGCGACATAGATGAATTTCTCGTCTTCCCAAGGCACATCAGCGTCCTTGGCCAGCCGGTGCAGGCGCGAGCGGGCGACGCGGCGGGAAAAGTGGCACCAGTCAGGCGGGGTGAGCGGGCAGGGCGCCTTGTGCGGACAAGGCGCCAGCAGATGCGCGCCGGCCGCGATCAGCTGCGCGCGAACCGCCAGAATGCGCTGCCAGCCCGCCGGCGTGCCCGGTTCGATGATCAGCAATGTGTCTGTCGTCAGCTGCCATAGGCGGTCGACCATTTTGGGCAGCGATGCCGGCACGATCTCGTCCAGCACATAGGCGCAGGTGACGAGGTCCGCCGGCTGAAGGTCGGCAAGGTCTATCGTGACGTCGCCGGCCCGCCAGACGGTGCGGGCCGTGATGGCATCGGCGGCTAGCGTCTCGCCGACCTTGCGCACCGCGGCACTTGCTTCCAGCAAGACGGCCTGTTCGAGATCGGGCCAGAGCGCGCTGGTGGCCCAAAGCACCGTACCAGGACCTGCGCCGACATCGAGCAGGATTTTCGGCGTGAAATCCGGCCGCGCTTCGTTGAGCGCATCGAGGCTGGCGCGGACCGCGGCATAGGTCGCCGGCAGCCGCGTCGCCAGATAGGCCTTGACCGCCATGTCCTGCGCCATGTGCAGGCGGCCGTCGCGCAGTTCGGCGCGGTAGCGGTCGGAGAGTGTCTTTGCCGCCTGCTTCAGTTCCGGCAGCGGTACTTTTTCCAGGATACGATCGACAGCTTGTCGAAGAGAGGGTGGCAGTTCCACGCTATGCTCCTCGCGGTGCGAGCAGGATGACCGAAGCGCCGGCTATGCAGAGCGCAGCACCGGCAAGGTCCCAACGGTCGGGCCGCACGCCTTCCACCAGCCACAGCCAGGCTAACGAGGCGACGATGTAGATGCCGCCATAGGCGGCATAGGCGCGGCCCGCGGCGTTGGTGTCGACCAGCGCCAGAAGCCAGGCGAAGACAAGCAGCGAGACGAAGCCCGGGGCCAGCCAAAACGGCGATCTTTCCAGCCGCCACCAGGCCCATACCGAAAAACAGCCGGCGATCTCGGCCAGTGCCGCGGCGGCATAGAGGAGATAGGTCATGAAAAAGGCCTCGCGACGATCACGAGGCCTTTTTCAGGGCAGGGGCCGGGAATGGCAAGCGCCAATGGCGAAAGCCTGCGAACGTTCGTCTCTATTCCGCCACCTTACGGCGGCGGGCTGGCTTGGCGGGCTTCTCGACGGGAGCCGCTTCGCGGCGGCCCATGTCGCGCATTTCCAGCGCCTTTTCGCATTTGGCCATATAGTCGCGGGTCATCGGCAGCGTGTCGTTCTTCTTGGCGATCTGGAACTGGAAGATGACCAGATCCTGCCAGCGGAAAGCGGCTTCCGAAGCGGCCAGATAGAATTCCCACATGCGGCAGAAGCGTTCGTCGTAGATGGCCTTGGCCTTGTCGCGGTTGGCGGCGAAGCGCTGGCCCCAGTGCTTCAGCGTGTCGGCATAGTGGAGCCGCAGGATCTCGACGTCGGTGACCACGAGGCCGGACTTCTCGATCGCCGGCAGCACCTCCGACATGGCCGGGATATAGCCGCCCGGAAATATATACTTGCGGATGAAGGCGCTGGTCGCCCACGGCACGCCGGAGCGGCCGATCGTGTGCAGGAGCATGACGCCATCGGGCTTCAGCAACGTCGCCGCCTTGTCGAAGAAGGTGCGGAAGTGGTTCACGCCGACATGTTCGAACATGCCGACCGAAACGATGCGGTCGAAGCGTTCGTTGAGTTCGCGATAATCCTTCAGCTCGAAATGGACGTGGTTTTCCAGGCCTTGCGCATGCGCCCGGTCGGTGGCGACGCCATGCTGTTCGGTCGACAGCGTCACGCCCTGCACGTCGACGTCGAAGGCTTTGGCGAGATAGAGGCCAAGCCCGCCCCAGCCGGAGCCGATGTCAAGCACGGTCTGGCCGGCCTTCAGCCTGAGCTTGGCGGCGATATGGCGCTTCTTGGCGGCCTGCGCCTCGTCCAGCGTCATGTCCGGCTGCTCGAAATAGGCGCAGGAATACTGCATGTCCTCGTCGAGGAAGAGCCGGTAGAGATCGCCCGACAGATCGTAGTGGCGCTGCACGTTGCGGCGCGAACGCGAGGCGGTGTTGATCTGCTGCAGGCGGCGGAAGGCGTGGCGCAGGCCCTCGATGGCTTTCGACCATGTCGCGTCGATGCCGCCGCTGCCCATGTTCTGGAAGGCTATGCGCATCACACCCAGCACGCCGCCCTCGAGAATGTCGAGTTCGCCATCCATATAGGCTTCAGGCACCGCCAGCATCGGATCGAAGGTAATGGCGCGCTCGGCATGCGCGGTCTTGATGTGCATGTGCACCGGCTCGCCGCTGCCGTCGCCGAAGATGACTGTCGAGCCTTTGGGCCCGGTGACCTTCAGATTGCCCGTGCGCACCAGGCGGTCGAGAACGCGCTTCAGCAGGATGTTCATAACCAAATGTCCCCTCACGGTCAGACTGGCTGCCTTAATTCTGCAACAATATATAGGGGTTCGCAAAGTTCCATTTGGTACAAAAATGCCCGGGCGAGAGGCCCGGGCATTGGTCCACAAAGGCTGGATGACGACAAAGTGATCGGAGCGCTGCTCCCTCGCTTGTCGTACGCGATCAGGCGTTGTCTTCGCCGCCTTCGAACTCGGCGTTCGGATCGAAGAAGTTCTCCGGACGCGCATTGTCATTGATGTCGTCGCCATAGATGGCTTCGGCGGTGGTCAGCGTCTCGCCCTTGGCCTGACGCTCGGCTTCATCGGCCGTGCGGGCGATGTTGAGCGTGATGGTGACTTCGACTTCCGGATGCAGCGCGATCGCCACATTGGTCAGGCCGATAGTCTTGATCGGCTGGTTGAGCAGGATCTGGTTGCGGTTGACCGAAAAGCCTTCCGCCGTCACCAGATCGGCGATGTCGCGTGTCGACACCGAACCGTAGAGCTGGCCGGTTTCGCCGGCCGAACGGACCGCGATGAAGCTCTTGCCGTCGAGCTTTTCGGCAATTTGGCTGGCTTCCGACTTGCGCTCGAGATTGCGGGCCTCGAGCTGGGCGCGCTGGCCTTCGAACTTCTTCTTGTTGGCTTCGTTGGCGCGCAGCGCCTTGCCCTGCGGCAGCAGGAAATTGCGGGCAAAGCCGTCCTTGACCTTGACGGTATCACCCATCTGGCCGAGGCGGGAAACGCGTTCGAGAAGAATGACTTCCATGGTTTTGTTCCTTTCTTAGGCGCGAGCGCCAAATTCAATGGAACAGGTCAGGAAGCTTGAGCGCCTTGAGCGCCGGTGTCGCTGTCCTGCCTGTCGCGGCAGTTAGAGGCGTTGACCTCAACTCGGGATTTTGATGGCTGAACCGGTCATGCCCGTCATGGCCGGCGAAAGGAACGGGCGGCGAACCGCCCGTTCGAGAGGATTAGCGGACCACGTAGGGCAGCAGGCCGAGGAAGCGGGCGCGCTTGATCGCCTTGGCGAGTTCACGCTGCTTCTTCTGGCTGACGGCGGTGATGCGCGACGGCACGATCTTGCCGCGCTCGGAAATGTAGCGCTGCAGCAGACGCACGTCCTTGTAGTCGATCTTGGGCGCGTTGGCGCCGGAGAACGGGCAGGTCTTGCGGCGACGATGGAACGGGCGCCGGGTCGGGATCTGGTTGATGTCGACCATTATTCTGCACCCCCTTCAAAGCCTTCGCGAGGACGGCGCGGACCACGATCGCCACCGGCATCGCCGAACGAACGCGGCGGACGATCGCCACGGTCGCCGCGATCACGGTCGCCGAATGAACGCGGACCACGATCGCCACGGTCGCGGTCGCCGAAGCTGCCGCGCTCGGAGCGCTCTTCGCGCTTCTGCATCATGGCCGACGGACCTTCCTCATGCGCCTCGACCTTGATGGTCAGGAAACGCAGGACGTCCTCGGACAGACCCATCTGGCGCTCCATCTCGTTGAGCGCTGCCGGCGGGCAGTTGAGGTCCATGAGCGTGTAGTATGCCTTCCGGTTCTTGTTGACCCGGTAGGTGAGGGACTTCAGTCCCCAGTTCTCGACCCGGCCGACGGACCCGCCATTCGCGGAGATGACGCCCTTGTACTGTTCGACAAGCGCATCGACCTGC is a genomic window of Mesorhizobium huakuii containing:
- the radA gene encoding DNA repair protein RadA, yielding MAKSRVQFICQNCGSVHQRWAGKCDACGEWNTLVEEGTSGGIGSGPANTRNARKGRAVVLTTLSGDIEDAPRIISGIGELDRATGGGFVRGSALLVGGDPGIGKSTLLTQAAAALASKGHRIVYVSGEEAVAQIRLRAQRLGVADTPVELAAETNVEDILATIADGKRPDLVILDSIQTLWTDLADSAPGTVTQVRAAAQAMIRYAKSTGAAIVLVGHVTKEGQIAGPRVVEHMVDAVLYFEGEGNHHFRILRTVKNRFGPTDEIGVFEMSDKGLREVANPSELFLGERHAKSPGAAVFAGMEGTRPVLVEIQALVAQSSLGTPRRAVVGWDGARLSMILAVLEAHCGVRFGQHDVYLNVAGGYRISEPAADLAVAAALVSSLTGLALPADCVYFGEISLSGAVRPVAHAQQRLKEAEKLGFGSAVLPLGSEELAGGIGAGAFQPTELADLVARIAGSRRSRVDDEE
- a CDS encoding replicative DNA helicase produces the protein MAEAARKFGVAEQPLYREAPNNIEAEQALLGAILVNNDAFYRVSDFLKAGHFYEPLHRKIFDVAAELIRMGKVATPITLKTFLPADEKVGDMTVAQYVVRLAVEAVTVVNATDYGRAIYDLATRRALITVGEDMVNIAYDAPVDMSPSEQIEDAERRLFELAETGRYDGGFESFTDAVKTAVDMANAAYMRDGHLSGLATGMRDLDRRMGGLQSSDLIVLAGRPGMGKTSLATNIAFNVAEAYVPAQQADGSFKAANGGVVGFFSLEMSSEQLATRIISEQTEISSSKIRRGEITEMDFEKLVACSQTMQKIPLFIDQTGGISIAQLSARARRLKRQRGLDLIVIDYIQLMQGSSARASQNRVQEITEITTGLKALAKELAVPIIALSQLSRQVESRDDKRPQLSDLRESGSIEQDADVVMFVYREEYYLKNREPKLGTEEYVKWENEMNEMRGKAEVIVAKQRHGPTGSVTLAFHGEFTRFSDLAEEHHIAERFE
- a CDS encoding small ribosomal subunit Rsm22 family protein translates to MELPPSLRQAVDRILEKVPLPELKQAAKTLSDRYRAELRDGRLHMAQDMAVKAYLATRLPATYAAVRASLDALNEARPDFTPKILLDVGAGPGTVLWATSALWPDLEQAVLLEASAAVRKVGETLAADAITARTVWRAGDVTIDLADLQPADLVTCAYVLDEIVPASLPKMVDRLWQLTTDTLLIIEPGTPAGWQRILAVRAQLIAAGAHLLAPCPHKAPCPLTPPDWCHFSRRVARSRLHRLAKDADVPWEDEKFIYVAASRQPAASHAARVIAPPKSGSGKVLLKLCQEDGTATEQLFTKRDGADFKLARRLDWGDRLDPGST
- a CDS encoding YnfA family protein; this encodes MTYLLYAAAALAEIAGCFSVWAWWRLERSPFWLAPGFVSLLVFAWLLALVDTNAAGRAYAAYGGIYIVASLAWLWLVEGVRPDRWDLAGAALCIAGASVILLAPRGA
- a CDS encoding SAM-dependent methyltransferase, which gives rise to MNILLKRVLDRLVRTGNLKVTGPKGSTVIFGDGSGEPVHMHIKTAHAERAITFDPMLAVPEAYMDGELDILEGGVLGVMRIAFQNMGSGGIDATWSKAIEGLRHAFRRLQQINTASRSRRNVQRHYDLSGDLYRLFLDEDMQYSCAYFEQPDMTLDEAQAAKKRHIAAKLRLKAGQTVLDIGSGWGGLGLYLAKAFDVDVQGVTLSTEQHGVATDRAHAQGLENHVHFELKDYRELNERFDRIVSVGMFEHVGVNHFRTFFDKAATLLKPDGVMLLHTIGRSGVPWATSAFIRKYIFPGGYIPAMSEVLPAIEKSGLVVTDVEILRLHYADTLKHWGQRFAANRDKAKAIYDERFCRMWEFYLAASEAAFRWQDLVIFQFQIAKKNDTLPMTRDYMAKCEKALEMRDMGRREAAPVEKPAKPARRRKVAE
- the rplI gene encoding 50S ribosomal protein L9 is translated as MEVILLERVSRLGQMGDTVKVKDGFARNFLLPQGKALRANEANKKKFEGQRAQLEARNLERKSEASQIAEKLDGKSFIAVRSAGETGQLYGSVSTRDIADLVTAEGFSVNRNQILLNQPIKTIGLTNVAIALHPEVEVTITLNIARTADEAERQAKGETLTTAEAIYGDDINDNARPENFFDPNAEFEGGEDNA
- the rpsR gene encoding 30S ribosomal protein S18, producing the protein MVDINQIPTRRPFHRRRKTCPFSGANAPKIDYKDVRLLQRYISERGKIVPSRITAVSQKKQRELAKAIKRARFLGLLPYVVR
- the rpsF gene encoding 30S ribosomal protein S6, which encodes MALYEHVFLARQDLSQQQVDALVEQYKGVISANGGSVGRVENWGLKSLTYRVNKNRKAYYTLMDLNCPPAALNEMERQMGLSEDVLRFLTIKVEAHEEGPSAMMQKREERSERGSFGDRDRGDRGPRSFGDRDRGDRGDRPPRSFGDAGGDRGPRRPREGFEGGAE